The proteins below are encoded in one region of Drosophila virilis strain 15010-1051.87 chromosome 6, Dvir_AGI_RSII-ME, whole genome shotgun sequence:
- the LOC6636256 gene encoding uncharacterized protein isoform X3 codes for MMSRTLLSQRPSYVRQVQMNIRMLADTNHLLVGVNFGDMSDRSLDEARFNLATHVMSNGVELIIASDKIKHADTVHGLASISSSRHVQLKPVTLAPSTLKNHMFLALPTSRQENFTIPTDENQFITKTCLTTYTYHTTYLNKGSTTVESREKVVSNRHTEERNFLRASTQLPLGVTLSNTLELAVGIYPTTYHYYNTLKGNDLVITSSYTVINTVTGPEDYISYLQPSEDATPVLDTNTYYTPLVITKTIQDGSESTKVVSDKNILTQIVVTESIPARGATRLHPSIHALSNNNMFDPTSSIDVQIYATKTYLTTVSYLETVTQPSSKEENDNLSSFQTQVIVNVMTDIVPDSLLGPELLSKFSTELMQKKGKNNRKVLVTLATLLSGETLQVTAVNMPKDGLTATSVSKVQGFGDKSSFASLDNIRQKTKLAIKPITMQSNIRIEKTKNQTELDLQYDSDTEDQNPSESENNNMYLRPPSSPTFEQLIGSLNLQRFRPVFDIMAELLQKKIVNKPTQANPNSINVNDRKNQTNNNISSQSQLDEKPVYIPLKPANSQTEQSPIPSPNPNTLASYNSDINSSKNKLDINLSRLAAHSLHINPPEAETELDFPDAPVDNIWRNNNNNITLKPNPLLGYQSLLLNNGIPIRPGEIINANADVIIGRPNGIGAQFSAAQVEESPSAYREKTAINYNMPPFKKKPWIPPPPQLPLSLTPPRLIPLVHERPKITRNQQRVIVDGYSNILRPSAQIYQEFSTTSSIYHFQSPPGSHNRLPALYNNPITSNNGNGIYGSQQVIINLNSELNNNEILEIKQIPQIFSTQLASVTTFPMSETNYYRQMPPKSSIAPTYSAHHHINLKTDVLSHNVNMNVPPLTFKNENENFPLATAVRGHIPPTNMPLIKIPLNKAHVEVRLTPQSNRLAVEPLVPPEPDQIASPNIKQTANAFKQRNQNFSKNIENLSLHDQNTSFSSKTISSKKPHNNVNSNPKILASSPQFNSAISNKLANHTNKWNISETPIKWNSPFTSAATDSDQAATNLISSEIKKRPNLAYLMPTLVSEAPINMLDNFGEDQSAAYTTYHSKYNLSNDNLSPTTDTQLPNVNPNSLGSRPEISLQSSSSKNIAPDKLSVNSWLSLHTPYSIQSVPSSFKNIALDKSTVDPWLSAHTPDSSQSLRLGKPFVKHKPPTQSKVKSDIPKIIFVAHGERFNLRPIATSQIIENSDLYAGKPTKIYPKFGAISLMGPRLTTYLKTTSSTRIYGSQTVNGLQPPPTPQHPSPTRAKESSNRYSTSSTTRHMKSTEIVSHNFQTQFNSGIKVITPSSESPIINNSVRFEHNRTQDLSIRPKSSSIPMANVPKSSDVSASNTIRKSSIKTSSTDSQLISISSKKALLVPTNTHYSNENIRNTSGYLTYNNSQSSLHLLESSEAVPSTERQIPIIEIYSNGIPKADKDQITDMLDDATFTKMQNVIFKSIEPSSTTKKKITLTSKMSPALMDETKLIQRVTKSRTADSIQAKSRPYTTIMPTTTTMKMQPDISSILVVMTKATGNQNSNSINLEVPLDYDSSISFEIPTRDEEILPPINANSVLLGGILIATPSKTQYTQYTNLNSSEACNPACKSNKNEICTNISEYVNRCECRLGFARMFPDRPCKPTYTFEMQIPITRVGNYLLEFSDEFLNNSSSQYRHLSSIILDAIDRMVMQSDFRDVYHGVQSKKLYSNRNGAVLGCFLLQLSENSNEKRLGTVFKKYLRQSNYSIGGTELYTSKEDINMLSIKDFNECAHDEFNDCSTHAQCFNLVGSYTCSCSDGYVDTSDNPIYPGRQCSDHIVGCDKCNYHGNCVTPILNGTPVCECFAWHAGAMCQLNLKILLISLIAIGTVFIVLLVCVLLIYSRRRVRVGSSSRPIFITASNYHPSMLTTSSSKTGVSSAALIRKCGSMEKHVILNDSNSESSHNSRPYSFKESEAADTVEPEQSDRSLTVMIPRAKYYHPTVLPHAQLKQHELTLEKVDKTILFKGTPQFYDGKLKGIAGDESEPFGKECAAQNSGALVSAGFEVSAIVSDRAVQSSQTVEWKENGNDQTHQKISRANLEAILNCGEDIHKMSSWMSNIPTNSISADVRSFDETTVQAVTKSMHLSFDKVAQSTTNEEANTMTERDLGSTFLLPHTHLYKPEKLESDLSGFDSL; via the exons ATG ATGAGCCGTACATTGTTAAGCCAACGCCCATCTTACGTGCGACAGGTGCAGATG AATATCCGCATGCTAGCTGACACCAACCATTTGCTGGTTGGGGTCAATTTTGGGGACATGTCGGATAGAAGCTTGGATGAGGCTAGATTCAATCTGGCGACGCATGTTATGTCAAATGGAGTAGAGCTAATAATTGCCAGCGACAAGATCAAGCATGCTGATACGGTTCACGGACTCGCCAGCATATCCTCCTCGAGGCACGTCCAACTGAAGCCAGTCACCCTTGCCCCCAGCACACTGAAGAATCACATGTTTCTGGCATTGCCCACCAGCAGACAG GAGAATTTTACAATTCCCACAGATGAAAACCAATTTATTACGAAGACTTGCCTGACGACCTACACATACCACACAACCTACCTCAACAAAGGAAGTACCACGGTGGAGAGCCGAGAGAAGGTTGTCTCCAACCGACACACGGAGGAGCGCAACTTCTTGCGAGCCAGCACCCAATTGCCGCTAGGGGTCACTCTTTCAAAT ACGCTCGAGCTGGCGGTGGGCATATATCCAACTACATACCACTACTATAATACGCTCAAAGGCAACGATTTGGTCATCACATCGAGCTACACGGTAATTAACACAGTCACTGGACCGGAGGATTACATATCATATTTACAACCTTCAGAGGATGCAACCCCCGTGCtagacacaaacacatattACACCCCGCTTGTTATAACGAAAACAATACAAGACGGTTCGGAGTCGACAAAAGTTGTAagcgataaaaatattttgactcAAATCGTTGTCACGGAATCAATTCCCGCCCGAGGTGCAACAAGGCTTCATCCTTCGATCCATGCTTTGagtaacaacaacatgttTGATCCGACAAGTTCGATAGATGTTCAGATCTATGCAACGAAAACGTATTTGACTACGGTTAGCTATCTAGAAACAGTTACACAGCCGTCGTCTAAGGAGGAAAATGATAATTTGAGTAGCTTCCAAACTCAGGTGATCGTTAATGTTATGACAGATATCGTGCCGGATTCGCTATTGGGACCGGAGCTTCTGTCCAAGTTCTCTACGGAGCTAATGCAGAAAAAGGGCAAAAACAATCGAAAGGTTTTGGTTACTCTGGCTACCTTATTAAGTGGGGAAACTCTGCAAGTAACTGCAGTAAATATGCCAAAAGACGGACTAACTGCAACGTCCGTATCCAAGGTTCAAGGGTTTGGCGATAAGTCGTCATTTGCCAGTCTAGACAATATTAGACAAAAGACAAAATTAGCCATTAAACCAATTACAATGCAAAGTAACATTAGAAtagaaaaaacgaaaaatcaaACCGAATTAGATTTACAGTATGACTCAGATACAGAAGATCAAAACCCGTCAGAATCCGAAAACAATAATATGTATCTTAGGCCTCCTTCATCGCCGACCTTCGAACAATTAATTGGATCTTTGAATCTACAAAGATTTCGACCAGTCTTTGATATAATGGCTGAGCTGTTACAGAAGAAAATCGTGAATAAGCCAACTCAAGCAAACCCGAATTCGATTAATGTAAACGAtagaaaaaatcaaacaaataataatatctcCAGTCAAAGTCAATTAGACGAAAAGCCCGTTTACATACCACTTAAGCCGGCTAACTCGCAAACCGAGCAGAGCCCGATCCCGAGTCCCAACCCGAACACATTGGCCAGCTACAACTCGGATATTAATAGCTCCAAAAATAAACTGGACATTAATCTTAGCAGGTTGGCGGCACACAGTCTGCACATCAATCCCCCGGAGGCGGAGACGGAACTGGACTTTCCCGATGCACCAGTCGATAACATCtggagaaacaacaacaacaatattacgCTTAAGCCAAATCCGTTATTGGGCTATCAGAGCCTATTGCTTAATAACGGTATACCCATACGACCGGGAGAGATTATAAATGCCAACGCGGATGTAATCATTGGCAGGCCAAACGGCATAGGAGCTCAATTCTCAGCTGCTCAAGTTGAGGAGTCTCCGAGTGCGTATCGGGAGAAGACggcaattaattataatatgccGCCATTTAAAAAGAAACCCTGGATACCTCCTCCACCTCAACTTCCACTTTCACTTACCCCGCCACGTCTCATTCCACTCGTTCACGAACGACCGAAAATTACTCGCAATCAGCAAAGGGTAATCGTAGACGGTTACAGCAATATCCTTAGGCCATCTGCGCAAATATATCAAGAGTTCAGCACAACATCTTCAATATATCATTTCCAATCGCCACCTGGCTCTCACAATCGATTGCCAGCGTTATACAACAATCCAATTACGAGcaacaatggcaatggcatCTATGGATCACAGCAggttattattaatttgaattcGGAGCTGAATAACAATGAAATTTTGGAAATCAAACAAATACCTCAAATATTCAGCACACAGCTAGCTTCGGTTACAACATTTCCAATGTCCGAAACTAATTACTACAGGCAGATGCCACCGAAGAGCTCAATAGCTCCGACATACTCGGCCCATCATCACATAAATCTGAAAACGGATGTGCTTAGTCATAATGTTAACATGAATGTCCCTCCGCTAACTTTTaagaatgaaaatgaaaattttccaCTTGCGACGGCAGTGCGAGGACACATTCCCCCGACGAATATGCCATTGATAAAGATACCACTCAATAAAGCCCATGTCGAAGTACGCCTGACACCGCAAAGCAACAGACTGGCTGTCGAGCCACTCGTCCCACCCGAACCAGATCAAATAGCTAGTCCGAATATTAAGCAAACAGCCAATGCATTCAAGCAGCGTAATCAGAATTTTTcgaaaaatattgaaaaccTGTCATTGCATGATCAAAATACAAGCTTTAGCAGCAAGACTATAAGTTCTAAGAAGCCGCACAATAACGTCAATTCGAATCCAAAAATATTGGCATCTAGTCCACAGTTTAATTCAGCAATAAGTAACAAATTGGCAAATCACACAAACAAGTGGAATATCAGTGAAACACCAATAAAATGGAACAGTCCGTTCACATCGGCTGCGACCGACTCGGATCAGGCTGCGACAAATTTGATAAGCTCGGAAATCAAAAAACGGCCAAATTTGGCATACCTCATGCCCACATTAGTGAGCGAAGCTCCTATTAATATGCTCGATAATTTTGGTGAAGATCAAAGCGCTGCGTATACCACCTACCATTCGAAGTACAATTTATCAAATGACAACCTTTCTCCAACCACAGATACGCAATTGCCTAACGTAAATCCAAACTCCTTGGGTTCCAGACCAGAGATCAGTTTGCAGTCTTCCAGTTCCAAGAATATAGCTCCCGATAAATTATCTGTGAATTCGTGGTTGTCACTCCACACTCCATACAGCATCCAATCCGTCCCTTCCAGTTTCAAGAATATAGCTTTAGATAAATCAACAGTGGATCCTTGGTTGTCAGCTCACACTCCAGACAGCAGTCAATCCCTCCGTTTAGGCAAGCCCTTTGTCAAGCACAAGCCGCCGACTCAATCAAAAGTGAAAAGCGACAttccaaaaattatatttgtggCGCATGGCGAACGCTTTAACTTAAGGCCAATTGCAACAAGCCAAATTATAGAGAATTCCGATTTGTATGCCGGCAAACCAACTAAAATATATCCCAAATTCGGGGCGATAAGCCTGATGGGGCCTCGTCTGACCACATATTTAAAGACAACCAGTTCCACAAGGATTTATGGTTCTCAAACTGTGAACGGACTACAGCCGCCGCCAACTCCACAACACCCATCACCAACAAGAGCTAAGGAGTCATCCAATAGATATTCCACGTCATCGACGACAAGGCATATGAAATCCACGGAAATAGTAAGCCACAACTTCCAAACCCAATTCAATTCGGGCATAAAAGTAATTACGCCTAGTTCAGAATCGCCGATAATCAATAATTCAGTACGATTCGAACACAACAGGACCCAAGATCTTTCGATAAGGCCAAAGAGCTCGTCTATACCCATGGCAAATGTTCCCAAATCTTCAGATGTATCTGCTTCAAACACGATTCGCAAATCGTCAATAAAAACATCATCAACCGACTCGCAGTTAATTAGTATTTCGAGCAAGAAGGCTCTTCTAGTGCCAACTAACACCCATTATTCCAATGAGAATATCAGAAATACTTCTGGCTATTTGACTTATAACAATAGTCAAAGTTCATTGCATTTATTGGAATCGTCGGAAGCGGTACCGTCGACGGAAAGGCAAATTCCGATTATAGAAATTTATAGTAATGGGATTCCGAAGGCTGATAAAGATCAAATAACAGACATGCTCGATGACGCCACCTttacaaaaatgcaaaacgtaatttttaaatcaattgaaCCATCTTCTACCACGAAGAAGAAAATTACACTTACCTCAAAAATGTCGCCAGCTCTGATGGATGAGACAAAACTTATTCAAAGGGTAACCAAAAGTCGGACAGCAGATTCCATTCAAGCGAAGTCGAGACCATATACAACAATAATGCCCACGACCACGACAATGAAGATGCAGCCCGACATTTCCAGCATTTTGGTTGTAATGACAAAGGCCACTGGCAATCAGAATAGCAATAGTATTAATTTGGAGGTACCCTTGGATTATGATTCGAGCATATCATTCGAGATCCCGACACGAGACGAGGAAATTTTGCCGCCCATTAACGCCAACAGTGTACTACTTGGTGGTATCCTGATAGCCACGCCATCGAAGACGCAGTATACCCAATACACAAACTTGAACTCATCGGAAGCCTGCAATCCGGCCTGCAAGTCCAATAAAAATGAGATATGCACCAACATATCGGAATATGTGAATCGCTGCGAATGCCGGCTAGGATTTGCACGCATGTTCCCAGATCGGCCTTGCAAAC CCACCTATACATTCGAGATGCAAATACCAATTACTAGAGTTGGCAATTACTTACTCGAATTCAGCGACGAGTTTCTAAACAATTCATCAAGCCAATATCGACATCTGAGTTCAATAATTCTTGATGCAATCGATCGAATGGTCATGCAGTCCGACTTCCGCGATGTATACCATGGTGTCCAATCAAAAAAATTGTACTCCAACAGGAATGGCGCAGTGTTGGGCTGTTTTTTGCTACag ttgtCGGAGAACAGCAACGAAAAACGCTTAGGAACTGTTTTTAAGAAATACCTGCGCCAGAGTAACTACAGTATTGGAGGAACTGAGTTATATACGTCCAAGGAGGATATCAACATGTTGTCAATTAAAG atttcAACGAATGCGCCCACGATGAGTTCAATGATTGTTCTACTCATGCCCAATGCTTCAATTTGGTTGGCAGCTACACCTGCAGCTGCTCCGACGGCTATGTGGACACATCGGATAACCCAATTTATCCGGGCCGTCAATGCTCGGATCATATAGTTGGCTGCGATAAGTGCAACTACCACGGCAACTGTGTTACACCGATTTTGAATGGGACTCCAGTCTGCGAATGCTTTGCTTGGCACGCTGGCGCCATGTGTCagttaaatttaaagattCTGCTAATAAGCCTAATCGCAATAGGCACCGTGTTTATCGTGTTGCTCGTCTGCGTGCTGCTGATCTATTCAAGACGCCGGGTGCGGGTTGGTTCGTCGTCAAGGCCCATATTTATAACGGCGTCCAATTACCATCCCAGCATGTTGACAACGTCCAGCAGCAAAACGGGCGTGTCCTCTGCAGCTCTTATACGTAAATGCGGCAGCATGGAGAAGCATGTGATTTTAAATGACTCGAATAGCGAATCTAGTCACAATTCTAGGCCATATTCGTTTAAG gAATCAGAGGCAGCCGATACTGTCGAACCGGAACAATCGGATCGGTCACTTACGGTGATGATTCCGCGAGCGAAATACTACCACCCGACGGTTTTACCACATGCACAACTTAAGCAGCACGAGTTGACACTGGAAAAAGTCGATAAAACTATTTTATTCAAAGGGACGCCACAATTTTATGATGGCAAACTAAAAGGAATAGCAGGAGATGAGTCTGAGCCCTTTGGCAAGGAATGTGCTGCCCAAAACAGTGGCGCCCTCGTCTCTGCTGGCTTTGAGGTGTCTGCAATTGTAAGCGATCGGGCAGTTCAATCAAGCCAAACAGTCGAGTGGaaggaaaatggaaatgaCCAGACACATCAAAAAATATCGAGAGCAAACTTAGAAGCCATTTTAAATTGCGGCGA GGATATTCACAAAATGAGCTCCTGGATGTCTAATATTCCTACGAATTCTAT atcggccgATGTGCGCTCATTTGATGAAACGACAGTCCAGGCTGTAACCAAATCGATGCACCTTTCTTTCGACAAAGTGGCGCAGAGTACTACCAATGAg GAGGCGAACACAATGACAGAGCGAGATCTTGGCTCTACATTTTTGCTGCCGCATACGCACCTTTACAAGCCAGAGaag CTCGAGAGTGACCTGTCCGGCTTTGACTCGTtatag